In Candidatus Blochmannia vicinus, one DNA window encodes the following:
- the dapD gene encoding 2,3,4,5-tetrahydropyridine-2,6-dicarboxylate N-succinyltransferase: MNQLQKIIESVFDKKEHISKSDIDCIVRDAIYETIDGLDSGKLRISEKINDRWVTYQWLKKAILLSFYILDNKLITWGDGRFFDKFSIKFSGWSAARFQNKKLRVIPPATVRYGAYIADNIVIMPSYINIGAYVDTGTMIDTWATVGSCAQIGKYVHLSGGVGIGGVLEPIQTNPTIIEDNCFIGSRSEIVEGVIVEKGAVISMGVFIGQSTKIYDRDSGNIYYGRVPSGSVVVPGSLPSKDGSVNTYCAVIVKTVDSKTKDKTKINELLRDIY; the protein is encoded by the coding sequence ATGAATCAGTTACAAAAAATAATAGAAAGCGTTTTTGATAAAAAAGAACATATTTCAAAAAGTGATATTGATTGTATTGTTAGAGATGCTATCTATGAAACTATAGATGGATTAGATAGTGGCAAATTGCGTATATCAGAAAAAATTAATGATAGGTGGGTTACTTATCAATGGCTAAAAAAGGCAATTCTCCTGTCATTTTACATTTTAGATAATAAATTAATAACTTGGGGTGATGGTCGTTTTTTTGATAAGTTTTCTATAAAATTTTCTGGATGGTCTGCAGCACGTTTTCAAAATAAAAAATTGCGGGTAATTCCACCAGCTACAGTACGTTATGGAGCTTATATTGCTGATAATATAGTAATTATGCCTTCTTATATTAATATTGGTGCTTATGTTGATACGGGCACTATGATTGATACTTGGGCTACAGTTGGGTCTTGTGCACAGATTGGGAAATACGTCCATTTATCTGGAGGTGTTGGTATTGGAGGAGTTTTAGAGCCAATTCAAACTAATCCAACTATTATTGAGGATAATTGTTTTATTGGGTCTCGTTCTGAAATTGTCGAAGGCGTGATTGTTGAAAAAGGGGCTGTAATTTCTATGGGAGTATTTATAGGACAAAGCACTAAAATATATGATCGAGATAGTGGAAATATATACTATGGACGTGTTCCATCTGGTTCAGTTGTAGTTCCTGGAAGTCTACCGTCTAAAGATGGTAGTGTTAATACTTATTGCGCAGTAATCGTAAAAACAGTAGATTCTAAAACTAAAGATAAAACCAAGATCAATGAGTTGCTGCGCGATATATATTAA
- the rpsB gene encoding 30S ribosomal protein S2 — protein sequence MEKLSIRDMLQAGVHFGHQTRYWNPKMKPFIFGVRNKIHIINLETTILMFKQALVELNKIASLKGKILFVGTKRAASEAIKKTALACNQFFVNHRWLGGMLTNWKTVRQSIKRLKDLEIQSQDGTFKKLTKKEALILNRELINLENSLGGIKNMGGLPDAIFAVGATHEHIAIKEANSLGIPVFAIVDTNSNPDEIDFIIPGNDDAIRAINLYLDIISNVIHINCAQ from the coding sequence ATGGAAAAACTTTCTATACGTGACATGCTTCAAGCCGGTGTTCATTTTGGTCACCAAACTCGTTATTGGAACCCTAAAATGAAACCTTTTATTTTTGGTGTTCGTAATAAAATACATATTATTAATTTAGAAACAACTATATTAATGTTTAAACAAGCTTTAGTTGAATTAAATAAAATTGCTTCATTAAAGGGAAAAATTTTATTTGTAGGCACCAAACGTGCAGCCAGTGAAGCTATTAAAAAAACAGCACTTGCCTGTAATCAATTTTTTGTCAATCATCGCTGGTTAGGAGGAATGTTAACCAATTGGAAAACAGTACGCCAATCTATAAAACGTCTAAAAGACTTAGAAATTCAATCTCAAGATGGTACTTTTAAAAAATTAACCAAAAAAGAAGCATTAATATTAAATCGCGAGCTTATTAATTTAGAAAATAGTTTGGGAGGTATTAAAAACATGGGTGGGTTACCAGATGCAATTTTTGCTGTTGGTGCAACACATGAACATATTGCTATAAAAGAAGCAAATAGTTTAGGAATTCCAGTCTTTGCAATCGTTGATACAAATTCTAATCCAGATGAAATAGACTTTATTATTCCAGGTAACGATGATGCCATACGTGCGATTAATCTATATTTAGATATAATATCCAATGTAATACATATAAATTGCGCTCAATAA
- the rseP gene encoding sigma E protease regulator RseP, which translates to MLLNFFWNLAAFVLALGILITVHEFGHFIAARVLKVKVERFSIGFGPILWSRRDSNDTEYAISAILLGGYVKLYNTQEETSIYCNQGNNNAFNHQHIWRKSIIVASGPIFNFIFSIILYVIIFIIGIPIYKPIIHSVIPNSIIAQSGIQSGVEITSINNIQTHDWDSVRLEIFNSIGKKELIISTASINNRCVKTYIINLSRNWFNNLTNKKDPIITLGILPFNTNIVPILSEIKPNSAAQRAGLKIGDKIISIDDQLIYRWESVTTAIKNNPEKNYKISVERENKIINLNLTPNKKNLIHSDKVEDIIGILPKIINDIPTENYSIHRYNLYTSILHAFKKTWTLMCLTTNTLFKLIAGDIRITHLGGPIAIAKGAGESAQSGLIYYLMFLSLISINLGIVNLLPLPTLDGGHLFFFIIEKIKGKAISKKIKKIGYIIGSIMLILMMCLAFLNDIFKL; encoded by the coding sequence ATGTTATTAAATTTTTTTTGGAACTTAGCTGCATTTGTCCTTGCATTAGGAATACTTATCACAGTCCATGAATTTGGACATTTTATAGCAGCACGGGTTTTAAAAGTAAAAGTAGAGAGATTTTCTATAGGCTTTGGTCCCATTTTATGGAGTCGACGTGATTCAAATGATACTGAATACGCGATCTCCGCCATTCTTCTTGGCGGATATGTAAAATTATATAATACGCAAGAAGAAACATCAATCTATTGCAATCAAGGAAATAATAATGCTTTTAATCACCAACATATTTGGAGAAAAAGCATTATCGTAGCCTCAGGGCCTATATTTAATTTTATTTTCTCTATTATATTATATGTAATTATTTTTATAATAGGGATACCTATATATAAACCAATAATACATTCTGTCATACCCAATTCCATTATTGCTCAATCAGGAATACAGTCTGGTGTAGAAATTACATCAATTAACAATATTCAAACACATGATTGGGATTCAGTCCGCTTAGAAATTTTCAATAGCATAGGTAAAAAAGAACTTATTATTTCTACAGCATCAATAAATAATAGGTGTGTTAAAACCTATATAATTAATTTATCTCGTAACTGGTTTAACAATCTTACTAATAAAAAAGACCCCATAATAACATTAGGTATTCTTCCTTTTAATACAAACATTGTCCCAATCTTATCTGAAATAAAACCTAATTCCGCTGCACAACGAGCTGGTTTAAAAATTGGAGACAAAATTATATCAATTGATGATCAATTAATATATCGCTGGGAATCAGTTACCACAGCTATTAAAAATAATCCAGAAAAAAATTATAAAATTTCTGTGGAACGGGAAAATAAAATAATAAATTTAAATTTAACACCAAATAAAAAAAATCTGATTCATTCTGATAAAGTTGAAGATATAATAGGTATTTTACCAAAGATTATTAATGACATCCCAACAGAAAATTATTCAATCCATCGATATAACTTGTATACGTCTATACTACACGCCTTCAAAAAAACTTGGACATTAATGTGCCTAACAACTAACACATTATTCAAATTAATTGCCGGAGATATTAGAATAACCCACCTAGGGGGACCGATTGCAATAGCAAAAGGAGCAGGAGAATCAGCTCAATCCGGACTAATCTATTATCTCATGTTTTTATCATTAATCAGTATTAATTTAGGAATTGTCAATTTATTACCTCTTCCAACATTAGATGGCGGACACCTATTCTTTTTTATAATAGAAAAAATAAAAGGAAAAGCAATATCAAAAAAAATAAAAAAAATTGGTTATATCATCGGATCTATTATGCTCATATTAATGATGTGCTTAGCATTTTTAAACGATATATTTAAATTATAG
- the tsf gene encoding translation elongation factor Ts: protein MEKKIIKINNDLIKELRKRTSIGVVECKQALIKANGNIELAIDNMRKSGLKTASKKSGRTTSSGLIAVETTSNRQYGVMIEINCETDFVAKDTTFQEFAETVKITALNEKINNIDILKTRFEEKRSNIISKVGENINIRRIIVLTGNFLGCYVHGSKIGVIVNVSGDVTADLVKHIAMHIAAKNPKYINVDDIPKDIMIHEYHIQMDIAIKSGKSYKIAEKITEGRMNKFLNDIVLIKQDFIMDINKTIEQLLTEYHIKINNFARFELGENM, encoded by the coding sequence ATGGAAAAAAAAATAATTAAAATTAATAATGACTTAATTAAAGAATTACGTAAACGTACTAGCATTGGTGTTGTAGAATGTAAACAGGCTTTAATTAAAGCCAATGGAAATATTGAATTAGCCATAGACAATATGAGAAAATCTGGCCTAAAAACTGCTTCTAAAAAATCTGGACGCACAACATCATCAGGCTTAATCGCAGTAGAAACTACATCCAATAGACAATATGGTGTTATGATAGAAATAAATTGTGAAACTGATTTTGTAGCCAAAGATACTACTTTTCAAGAATTCGCTGAAACTGTTAAAATTACAGCATTAAATGAAAAAATTAACAATATTGATATATTAAAAACTAGATTTGAAGAAAAACGTTCCAATATAATTTCAAAAGTTGGAGAAAATATAAATATTCGTAGGATTATTGTATTAACAGGTAATTTTTTAGGATGTTATGTACATGGCTCTAAAATTGGGGTAATAGTAAATGTTAGTGGCGATGTGACTGCTGATTTAGTTAAACATATTGCTATGCATATCGCAGCTAAAAACCCAAAATACATTAATGTAGATGATATCCCAAAAGATATAATGATTCATGAATACCATATTCAAATGGATATTGCCATAAAATCTGGAAAATCATATAAAATTGCAGAAAAAATAACTGAAGGACGTATGAATAAATTTTTAAATGACATTGTTTTAATAAAACAAGACTTCATAATGGATATAAACAAAACGATTGAACAATTATTAACCGAGTATCATATCAAAATTAATAATTTTGCTCGTTTTGAATTAGGTGAAAATATGTAA
- the frr gene encoding ribosome recycling factor has product MNTISNIQTNSETDMEKCIKNFKVNINNIHIGRISPNMLNNIRIDYYGTPTPLSQLANTIAKNSRTLAITVFDQKIIKSIEKAIFMSNLGLIPVSNGNIIQVTLPSLTEERRHTLIKMVRTESEKSKISIRNIRRIANDKIKILIKKKEINEDEEHDFQKKIQKLTNIWIKKIDIISIEKESELMKF; this is encoded by the coding sequence ATGAATACAATTAGTAACATTCAAACAAATTCAGAAACAGATATGGAAAAATGCATCAAAAACTTTAAAGTAAACATAAATAACATTCATATAGGTCGTATTTCTCCAAATATGTTAAATAATATCCGAATAGATTATTATGGAACACCAACTCCATTATCTCAATTAGCAAATACTATAGCAAAAAACTCGCGTACATTAGCTATTACTGTTTTTGATCAGAAAATAATTAAATCAATAGAAAAAGCTATTTTCATGTCTAATTTAGGACTAATTCCTGTTTCTAATGGTAATATTATTCAAGTTACATTACCTTCATTAACTGAAGAACGTCGTCATACTTTAATAAAAATGGTACGAACTGAATCAGAAAAAAGTAAAATATCTATAAGAAATATACGTCGTATTGCTAATGATAAAATAAAAATTTTGATTAAAAAAAAAGAGATTAATGAAGATGAAGAACACGATTTTCAAAAAAAAATTCAAAAATTAACTAATATTTGGATTAAAAAAATTGATATTATCTCAATAGAAAAAGAATCAGAATTAATGAAATTTTAA
- the uppS gene encoding polyprenyl diphosphate synthase, translated as MLPRHVAIIMDGNGRWAKTRGKLRIIGHQAGFGAVRRAVHFAVNYRFDALTLYAFSSENWKRPNKEINCLMQLFDQALNSEIDALHKNNIKLQIIGDTNRFTIELQRNIRRSEKLTSNNSGLKLNIAANYGGRWDIIQGVKQLATQVQQGILTPNQIDEDTLCRYVCMHELAPVDLVIRTGGEHRISNFLLWQIAYAELFFTDVLWPDFNDITFKKALNTFMKRERRFGNSASI; from the coding sequence TTGTTACCACGCCATGTTGCCATTATCATGGATGGTAATGGCCGCTGGGCAAAAACACGAGGGAAATTACGTATTATTGGACATCAAGCTGGATTTGGTGCGGTTCGACGTGCTGTTCATTTTGCCGTTAATTATAGATTTGATGCGTTAACTCTATATGCATTTAGTAGCGAAAATTGGAAACGACCCAATAAAGAAATTAATTGCTTAATGCAATTATTCGATCAGGCACTAAATAGTGAAATCGATGCTCTACATAAGAATAATATTAAACTACAAATCATCGGAGATACTAATAGATTTACTATTGAATTACAAAGAAATATACGCCGTTCTGAAAAACTAACCTCTAACAACAGTGGACTAAAACTTAATATTGCTGCAAATTATGGAGGACGATGGGATATCATTCAAGGAGTAAAACAACTCGCCACACAAGTACAACAAGGAATATTAACTCCTAATCAAATTGACGAAGATACTTTATGCAGATATGTGTGTATGCATGAATTAGCCCCAGTAGATTTAGTGATTCGAACGGGAGGGGAACATCGTATTAGTAATTTTTTACTTTGGCAAATAGCGTATGCTGAATTATTTTTTACAGATGTATTATGGCCTGATTTTAATGATATTACATTTAAAAAAGCATTAAATACTTTTATGAAACGAGAGCGAAGATTCGGGAACAGCGCATCTATTTAG
- the pyrH gene encoding UMP kinase, translated as MVTHTKPIYRRIVLKMSGEALQGAEGFGIDTTVLNRMVIEVKELVSIGVQIGIVMGGGNLFRGTRLAKSGMNRIVGDHIGMLATIMNGLAMRSALHRAYVHSHLMSAIPLSGVCDHYNWVKAINLLSNNWVVIFAAGTGNPLFTTDSAACLRGIEVKADVVLKATKVDGVFSTDPIQHPDATLYEQLSYRDVLERELKVMDLTAFTLAREHNLPIRIFNINKLGALKRIIMGYKEGTLITK; from the coding sequence ATGGTAACTCACACAAAACCAATTTATCGGCGTATCGTGCTTAAAATGAGCGGAGAAGCTCTACAAGGTGCCGAAGGTTTTGGAATAGATACCACTGTGTTAAATCGGATGGTTATAGAAGTTAAAGAACTGGTGAGCATAGGTGTTCAAATTGGTATCGTTATGGGAGGAGGTAATCTATTTCGTGGCACTAGATTAGCAAAGTCTGGTATGAATCGAATAGTCGGAGACCATATTGGGATGTTAGCAACTATAATGAATGGGTTAGCTATGAGGAGCGCATTACATCGCGCTTATGTTCATTCCCATTTAATGTCAGCTATTCCACTAAGTGGAGTGTGTGATCATTATAATTGGGTAAAAGCGATTAATCTGCTCTCTAATAATTGGGTAGTAATTTTTGCTGCTGGCACTGGCAATCCCTTGTTTACTACTGATTCTGCAGCCTGTTTACGCGGTATTGAAGTTAAAGCAGATGTAGTACTTAAAGCAACTAAAGTAGATGGAGTATTTTCCACTGATCCAATTCAACATCCTGATGCTACATTATATGAACAATTAAGTTATCGAGATGTATTAGAGCGTGAGCTAAAAGTTATGGATTTAACTGCATTTACATTAGCACGAGAACATAACTTGCCAATACGTATATTTAATATCAATAAACTTGGAGCATTAAAAAGAATAATAATGGGATATAAAGAAGGAACTTTAATAACCAAATAA
- the ispC gene encoding 1-deoxy-D-xylulose-5-phosphate reductoisomerase: MQSLTILGSTGSIGKATLSVIQQHPDKFSVYALIAKNNVPVMTEQCMMTKPKFACMICEDAAKALKKNLITAGKHDIEVLSGLINACELTAIDNVDMVMSAIVGIAGLKPTFSALRAGKKILLANKEILVTCGKLFMQESRRYHSCILPIDSEHNAIFQNLPVACQKNLGHLSLSEYGISRIVLTASGGFFFKMPQEKLVTITPEQACIHPNWSMGRKISVDSATMMNKGLEYIEARHLFNAAPHEIEILLHPQSIVHAMVYYTDGNILAHLAPPDMTIPITYAMAYPNRIKLKTLSNINIDCLNKLSFDQLDNQKYPCLQLAIDADNCSQAATIILNAANEVAVEAFLNRMISFTEIPDIIRHVLDEINLDDPNDIEDVLYIDQKARKKAMSICIV; encoded by the coding sequence ATGCAATCTTTAACAATTCTAGGTAGTACCGGATCTATTGGAAAGGCCACCCTTTCCGTAATACAACAACATCCCGATAAGTTTTCCGTATACGCATTGATAGCTAAAAATAATGTTCCTGTAATGACGGAACAGTGTATGATGACGAAACCTAAATTTGCATGTATGATATGTGAAGATGCTGCAAAAGCATTAAAAAAAAATTTAATCACAGCTGGAAAACATGATATTGAAGTACTATCTGGATTAATAAACGCCTGTGAATTAACAGCGATTGATAATGTTGATATGGTTATGTCGGCTATAGTTGGAATTGCTGGATTAAAACCTACTTTTTCTGCATTACGTGCTGGGAAAAAGATATTGTTAGCAAATAAAGAAATTTTAGTTACTTGTGGAAAATTGTTTATGCAAGAATCCAGACGATACCATTCATGTATACTACCTATAGATAGCGAGCATAATGCAATTTTTCAAAATTTACCAGTAGCATGTCAAAAAAATTTAGGACATTTATCTTTATCTGAGTATGGCATTTCTCGTATTGTATTAACCGCATCTGGAGGATTTTTTTTTAAAATGCCACAAGAAAAACTAGTTACAATAACACCAGAACAAGCTTGTATTCATCCCAATTGGTCTATGGGACGTAAAATATCAGTAGATTCTGCTACCATGATGAATAAAGGATTAGAATATATAGAAGCACGCCATTTATTTAACGCTGCGCCTCATGAGATAGAAATCTTATTACATCCGCAATCTATTGTTCACGCTATGGTATACTATACGGATGGAAACATCTTAGCACATTTAGCTCCTCCAGATATGACAATTCCTATTACATATGCAATGGCTTATCCTAATAGAATTAAATTGAAAACCTTATCTAATATAAACATAGACTGTCTTAACAAATTATCCTTTGATCAATTAGATAATCAAAAATACCCGTGCTTACAATTAGCAATAGACGCTGATAATTGTAGTCAAGCAGCAACCATTATTTTAAACGCAGCAAATGAAGTTGCCGTAGAAGCATTTTTAAATAGAATGATCTCCTTCACTGAAATCCCTGATATTATTCGTCATGTACTTGATGAAATAAATTTAGATGATCCTAATGATATAGAAGATGTTTTATATATTGATCAAAAAGCTCGTAAAAAAGCAATGTCAATATGTATTGTATGA
- the map gene encoding type I methionyl aminopeptidase yields the protein MTIIIKTSEDVEKMRIAGKLAAEVLEMIEPYIQPGISTGKLDTICHHYITKIQHAISAPLGYHGFPKSICTSVNDVVCHGIPNDLHKLKEGDIINIDITVIKDGLYADTSKMFIVGQSTKLGYDLCQVTQKSLYLAIHMIKPGIRLKKVGQTIQRFVENQNFSIVREYCGHGIGKFFHEDPHVLHYDTDDKGVILQSGMTLTIEPMVNAGSRHIYTENDGWTVKTRDHNLSAQYEHTIVITENGCEVLTLRSDESFPFTISHSN from the coding sequence ATGACGATTATTATTAAAACATCTGAAGATGTAGAAAAAATGAGGATTGCCGGAAAATTAGCCGCAGAAGTATTAGAAATGATTGAGCCCTATATTCAACCTGGAATTAGTACTGGAAAATTAGATACAATTTGTCATCATTATATTACGAAAATACAACATGCTATTTCTGCTCCTCTTGGTTATCATGGATTTCCTAAATCTATTTGTACTTCAGTTAATGATGTAGTATGTCATGGAATTCCAAATGATTTACATAAATTGAAAGAAGGCGATATTATAAATATTGATATTACAGTAATTAAAGATGGCTTGTATGCTGATACTTCTAAAATGTTTATCGTTGGTCAATCAACAAAGTTGGGATATGATTTATGTCAAGTTACTCAAAAAAGTCTTTATTTAGCAATTCACATGATTAAACCAGGAATACGTTTGAAAAAAGTAGGTCAAACTATTCAAAGATTTGTGGAGAATCAAAATTTTTCAATAGTAAGAGAATATTGTGGACATGGGATTGGAAAATTTTTCCATGAGGATCCTCATGTATTACATTATGATACTGACGATAAAGGTGTTATATTACAATCTGGAATGACGTTAACAATAGAACCTATGGTAAACGCGGGGAGTCGTCATATTTATACTGAAAATGATGGATGGACAGTAAAAACACGAGATCATAATTTGTCTGCACAATATGAACATACTATTGTTATTACAGAAAATGGATGTGAAGTTTTAACGTTACGTTCTGATGAATCTTTCCCATTTACTATTAGTCATAGTAATTAG
- the bamA gene encoding outer membrane protein assembly factor BamA produces MKKIFIVLLLVISDIAYNADCVIKKIYFDGLKRISSDTVLFNLPLKIGAIINDEDIANSIKTLFSTEYFEEINISNDTTGIIIIRVKERPIIDNINFYGNKIIKEDIIKNVLNEKKIQLGQPFNEFYIFEAKKELENLYHNFGKFTAKIKAVAIPLPRNRIDLQITFTEGKTATVQQIKIFGNHVFHTKQLLSQFKLYRKIKWWDILSKQKYQKQKLFDDLNTLYNFYVNHGYAKFHIDETQIDFTPDKKNIYLSLYITEGMQYSFDSLELYGNILDYFHNIKEYIKISSGGLYNNNQIQEIEYKIRYLLSKHGYIQPIISIDPKMDENNKTIKLCIYVDVGYHFYVREIRCEGNNITKDEVIRREIHQTEQMQLDYTRIIQDQNRLKRLGYFKTVNTYIEHVPNTLNQIDIVYKVEEHNTGNLNLSVGFGTESGMNLQFGMYQENVLGSGNAISIASTRNHYQTYSEISALKPYCTVNNISIGGKIFHNNLNTNNTGLSDYNLKNCGININYLYPIIKYNTFNIGLNYASNHLSKIAPQVAICRYLTSTKIHSKTTTNNKTFSNTINFNTNDFLLASGWTFNNTNHAYFPTNGMHANVSSTLALPGSNNQYYKIIINSKKYIPLDQNCHWILMSSIHAGYAGSIHKKESPFYDNFYAGGIGTIRGFRLNSIGPKAAYYHSNYSEKNYATCSIQNSQDSVGGNAMTLFKTELIIPITFFNVQYSDIARISLFLDTGTVWDTFWKNTEVTQRAGIIDYSIPSNIRMSGGMALKWMSPVGPIIFSYSKLIKKYLGDIEEPFQFSIGKTW; encoded by the coding sequence ATGAAAAAAATATTTATAGTATTATTATTAGTAATTAGTGACATAGCGTATAACGCTGATTGTGTCATAAAAAAAATCTATTTTGATGGATTAAAAAGAATTTCTTCAGATACAGTATTGTTTAATTTACCCTTAAAAATTGGGGCCATTATTAATGATGAAGATATTGCAAATAGTATTAAAACGTTATTTTCTACAGAATATTTTGAAGAAATTAACATATCTAACGATACAACAGGAATAATTATAATTCGAGTAAAAGAACGTCCAATTATTGATAACATTAATTTTTATGGAAATAAAATAATTAAAGAAGATATAATAAAAAATGTATTAAATGAAAAAAAAATACAATTAGGCCAACCATTTAATGAATTTTATATTTTTGAAGCAAAAAAAGAATTGGAAAATTTATACCATAATTTTGGTAAATTTACAGCCAAAATCAAAGCTGTAGCTATACCTCTACCAAGAAACCGAATTGATCTACAAATAACATTTACCGAAGGCAAAACCGCTACAGTGCAACAAATCAAAATTTTTGGTAATCATGTATTCCATACCAAACAACTTTTGTCACAATTTAAATTATACAGAAAAATTAAATGGTGGGATATATTATCTAAGCAAAAATATCAAAAACAAAAATTATTTGATGATTTAAACACACTGTATAATTTTTATGTAAACCATGGTTATGCCAAATTCCATATTGATGAAACACAAATTGATTTTACACCAGATAAAAAAAATATTTATTTATCTTTATATATTACTGAAGGCATGCAATATTCGTTTGATTCTTTAGAATTATATGGAAATATATTAGATTATTTCCATAATATTAAGGAATACATTAAAATTTCTTCTGGAGGACTATATAATAATAATCAAATTCAAGAAATAGAATACAAAATACGATATTTACTAAGCAAACATGGGTATATTCAACCTATCATATCAATTGATCCAAAAATGGATGAAAACAATAAAACAATAAAATTGTGCATATATGTTGATGTAGGATATCATTTTTATGTACGTGAAATACGCTGTGAAGGTAATAACATTACTAAAGATGAAGTAATTCGAAGAGAAATACATCAAACAGAACAGATGCAATTAGATTACACCCGTATTATTCAAGATCAAAATCGACTTAAACGCCTTGGTTATTTTAAAACTGTAAATACTTATATTGAGCATGTTCCAAATACATTAAATCAAATTGATATTGTTTACAAAGTTGAAGAACACAATACTGGTAATTTAAACTTAAGTGTCGGATTTGGAACAGAGAGCGGTATGAATTTACAATTTGGAATGTACCAAGAAAATGTATTAGGTTCAGGAAATGCTATATCTATTGCTAGTACCAGAAATCACTATCAAACTTATTCTGAAATATCAGCTTTAAAACCTTATTGCACCGTTAACAATATTAGCATAGGCGGAAAAATATTTCATAATAATTTAAATACTAATAATACGGGTTTATCAGATTATAATTTAAAAAATTGTGGAATTAACATTAATTATTTATATCCAATTATTAAATACAATACATTTAATATAGGATTAAATTATGCATCTAATCATCTAAGTAAAATAGCCCCTCAAGTAGCAATATGTCGTTATCTAACATCTACAAAAATTCATTCAAAAACAACAACTAATAATAAAACTTTTAGTAATACCATCAATTTTAACACAAATGATTTTTTATTAGCTTCAGGATGGACTTTTAACAACACTAATCACGCCTATTTTCCGACGAATGGGATGCATGCTAATGTATCGAGTACATTAGCATTACCTGGTTCTAACAATCAATATTATAAAATTATAATTAATAGCAAAAAATATATACCTTTAGATCAAAATTGTCATTGGATATTAATGAGTTCCATACATGCTGGTTATGCAGGAAGTATACATAAAAAAGAAAGTCCCTTTTACGATAATTTTTACGCTGGAGGTATTGGAACAATACGTGGATTTAGATTAAATAGTATAGGTCCAAAAGCCGCATATTATCATAGTAACTACTCTGAAAAAAACTATGCTACATGTTCAATACAAAATTCTCAAGATTCTGTTGGCGGAAATGCGATGACTCTGTTTAAAACTGAGTTAATTATCCCTATTACATTTTTTAATGTACAATACTCTGATATAGCACGTATTTCTCTTTTCTTAGATACAGGTACTGTATGGGATACTTTTTGGAAAAATACAGAAGTAACACAAAGAGCTGGTATTATAGATTATAGTATTCCAAGTAATATTCGTATGTCTGGTGGTATGGCATTAAAATGGATGTCCCCAGTTGGACCAATAATTTTTTCTTATTCAAAATTAATAAAAAAATACCTCGGAGATATAGAAGAACCGTTTCAATTTAGTATTGGAAAAACATGGTAA